In Nematostella vectensis chromosome 3, jaNemVect1.1, whole genome shotgun sequence, the genomic window ACACCAACCTCCATACCCTAACCCAATCCCCCTCCATACCCCAACCCCATCCTTCTTTATACCCCAACCCCATCCTTTTCAATACTCAAGCCCCATCCTCCTCAACACCCCAACCCCATCCTCCTCACCACCCCAACCCCATCCTCCTCACCACCTCAACCCCATCCTCCTCAATACCCCAACCCCATCCTCCTCAACACCCCAACCCCATCCTCCTCACCACCCCAACCCCATCCTCCTCAACACCCCAACCCCATCCTCCTCAACACCCAAAACCCATCCTCCTCAACACCCAACCCCATCCTCCTCAACACCCCAACCCCATCCTCCTCAACACCCCAACCCCATCCTCCTCACCACCCCAACCCCATCCTCCTCACCACCCAAAACCCATCCTCCTCAACACCCAACCCCATCCTCCTCAACACCCCAACCCCATCCTCCTCACCACCCCAACCCCATCCTCCTCAACACCCCAACCCCATCCTCCTCAACACCCAAAACCCATCCTCCTCAACACCCCAACCCCATCCTCTTCAACACCCAACCCCATCCTCCTCAACACCCAAAACCCATCCTCCTCAATACCCCAACCCCATCCTCCTCACCACCTCAACCCCATCCTCCTCAACACCCCAACCCCATCCTCCTCAACACCCCAACCCCATCCTCCTCACCAACACCCCAAACCCATCCTCTTCAACACCCAACCCCATCCTCCTCAACACCCAACCCCATCCTCCTCAACCTCAACCCCATCCTCCTCAACACCCAAAACCCATCCTCCTCAACACCCCAACCCCATCCTCCTCACCACCCCAACCCCATCCTCCTCAATACCCCAACCCCATCCTCCTCAACACCCCAACCCCATCCTCCTCACCACCCCAACCCCATTCTCCTCAATACCCCAACCCCATCCTTCTCAGCACCCCAACCCCATCCTCCTCACCACCCCAATCCAATCCTCCTTAACAGCCCAACCCCATCCTCCTCAATACCCCAACCCAATCTTCCTCAACACCCAAACCTCATCCTCCTCACCACCTCAACCCAATCCTCCTTAACACCCCAACCTAATCCTCCTCAACACCCGAACCCAATCCTCCTCACCACCCCAACCCCATCCTCCTCCATACCACTAGCACCGGCCTTCCCATACCCTAACCCCATCCCCCTGCTTACTTCAGCCCTATATTCCATACCCCAACCCAATCCTCTTCCTTACCTTAGCCCCATTCTCTATATCCCAGCCCTCTCATCCTTTATACCCCAACCCAATCCTCCTCAACACCCCAACCCCATCCTCCCTACCACCCCAACCCAATCCTCCTCAATACCCCAACCCCATCCTTCTCAACACCCCAACCCCATCCTCCTCACCACCCCAATCCAATCCTCCTTAACAGCCCAACCCCATCCTCCTCAATACCCCAACCCAATCTTCCTCAACACCCCAACCTCATCCTCCTCACCACCCCAATCCAATCCTCCTTAACAGCCCAACCCCATCCTCCTCAATACCCCAACCCAATCTTCCTCAACACCCCAACCCCATCCTCCTCACCACCCCAATCCAATCCTCCTTAACAGCCCAACCCCATCCTCCTCAATACCCCAACCCAATCTTCCTCAACACCCCAACCTCATCCTCCTCACCACCCCAACCTAATCCTCCTCAACACCCGAACCCAATCCTCCTCACCACCCCAACCCCATCCTCCTCCATACCACTAGCACCGGCCTTCCCATACCCCAACCCAATCCTCTTCCTTACCTTAGCCCCATTCTCTATATCCCAGCCCTCTCATCCTTTATACCCCAACCTCATCCTACTCCATACCACAACCCTACCCCCCCATACCCAAACTCTATCCTATTCCTTACCGAAACTCCGTCGTCCTCCATACCCCAACCCTATTCTCCTGCATACCCCAACCCTATTCTCCTGCATACACCAGCCCTATTCTTTTCCATACCCCAACCCCATCAACATTCACGCAGaatttgcttttttatatttaattaATTACCTTCTCATGCAGCTGTGGACGGTTTCAACGAGCTTTCTGCAACTACGTCTGATAGTGAGTTGGCCAGTAAGGCTCAAGCAGCGGTTCAAAAGTTTGATAGCGCTATGGAGAAAGAGAAGGAATCCAAGGCCATGATAGAGGCATTCAAAGCAAAAGTCGAAACTTACGTAAGTGAAAGAGTAATGGCAATCTTTAATTCCACATGTACATAATAGCAGGTCATCTTAACGGCCTGACAAGCGTTTATTTAGGGTTAGTGTAGTAATACCCATTGCCTCTTCATTAAACTGTTCGCGCTCTTATCGATAAACATAAATGGATTTGAAATTTGGAACATTATGCTTCTGGTTCCCTTACAGTTTAACGGCCAGTACCAGAAATTGGCACGAAGCAAGAATTTGAAACAGGCTGTTACGGCTGTGCTGTCGGTTGTGCAGGGTTTGTCTGGCGACGTTTCCTCCGCCGCGTCCAAGATTAACAACTATGTGAATGGCATAGGTGGCGCTAGTGACCCAGCCGCAATGGAATCACTGCTTGCAGGCGCAGCCGAGGGTCTGGAGACCATCGACAGCGCGCTTGACTGTTACGAGAGAGCATTTAAGATGGTGGGACAAGCCATTGCCAAGTGAGTGGTACACAGCACGCTTTAGTACTGACAATGTTAGTGAGTGGTACACAGCACGCTTTAGTACTGACGATGTTCCCTTGTTTGCCAAACATGATCGTTGGGGCTACACACACAGTTGCGTTAATGTTGTGGTTTAACATAACGCACTTAGCGTGGGTTGTTTGTGTTGGTAAAGTTTTCCCGAACTACGCGGCCACAGGCAAATGTATTTTCAACTACGCGGCCACAGGCAAATGTATTTTCCCTGGTGTTATTTTGCCTTGCTGGTGTTTTGCGCTGATATAACCACGGCACAAcatgttcttatttttttcttattttttttttcaattcttgtGACGAGCCAGTCATGCTAACAGACTGGACACTGATTATGCCTCTTTGATTAATCTAGATGTAAAGCTGGcggtaataatatcaatcaCATATATACTACGGTGCTCAGTGAGGCAGCCATGGATGATGCCAATTGTCAGGCTGTTGTTGGACTGGGTGTGCCTTCCAAGAACGACGTTAAGGGTATTGTCAGTAAAGCCGCTGGTTCCCTCGGCTTTAACAGCAATTGTGAGGTAATAGATATGTCTAACACTGAAATAATTGTACAACAACTGCGACATTATGAATTTATCTTCAATATTGCAGCGGGTATTTAAATCCGTAAACAAAACGCATAAACTCGGTTGACCTAAGACAAACCGATCATTGGCGAACTACTTCGTAGCACGAGCTATAGATCAACTAGCCTGCTTGTAGGCGTTTacccagtgtttttttttcttttctttttttgctatgtttacccagtgttttttttcttttctttttttgctatgtttacccagtgttttttttttttcttttttttttgctatgtttacccagtgttttttttttcttttcttttttttgctatgtttacccggtgtttttttttctttttttttttttttttgctatgtttacccagtgttttttttttgctatgttcacccagtgtttttttttcttttttttgctatgtttacccgttgttttttttttctttttctttttgctatgtttacccggtgtgttttttcttcttttttttttttgctatgtttacccagtgtttttctttcctttattTTTGCTATGTTTACTCGGTGTTTTAACTATGCGCCGAGTCGAAGCCGCCatcgacagtgctgaataacgtatgcgcatgcgcgtgctctggcgaaaacaagcacaatcgtagtgttgaatcgttcgagaaaAGTAcaaaaggctgacttcagtcgctgttttgacttactgtacagcatttaATAATGaggataataatgataatgagggagtcataaagaaaattatagccttaagTTTGGTCTaattttcttagcattcgccaaaatgtgacagttcgccggtaaaaagccgccatttcaaaacataaAGGCTGgcttaaccgcgcggtactggaaccagtcttgcgtttttcagcactggcgccgcgccatcttgttttgttctggccgcgcgaaagctgGAACGAGCGCTTCACTCGCGCCAAGCTAGCGCGgccaaaaacaagatggcgaccaCGACTTAACGCATAGCgaaaaaaacaccgggtaaacgcctgcaagcaggctatagATCAACACAAGGCTGAAATGGAAGATTGCACGTCTTTGTGAAACCCACGAGTAGTTGCACTGACGTTTCAAGCGTTAACCCAAGTCGTAGCAAAAGAAACTAAAGCGGGATTGGTGGGTTCTATTTATATTTGAGTTCGCCAACAATAGGTAGTCGGCCGGACAGAGGATGATTTCAACGTGTTGGTTTATGGTTTGTCTataccacgcctacgcagaccacctAGCTTTtccacagcttgtctgtagtctttctagttataccgaTCAGTATCACATGCATGTAGAAACATCATAACGTCACTTGGCCAATATTACTTGTGCCAGGCAGTGCCGGCACGTTTTCGGGTTTTACGAGATTATTGCAAACACAAAGCTAtacggtttcttcacgccggttgaggccaccgggttcaagagtgccagcacgagctatcagtgtggcttctcttgctttgctttgctttgctttgctttgctttgctttgctttgctttgctttgctttgctttgctttgctttgctttgctttgctttgctttgctttgctttgctttgctttgctttgctttgctttgctttgctttgctttgctttgctttgctttgctttgctttgctttgctttgctttgctttgctttgctttgctttgctttgctttgctttgctttgctttgctttgctttgctttgctttgctttgctttgctttgctttgctttgctttgctttgctttgctttgctttgctttgctttgctttgctttgctttgctttgctttgctttgctttgctttgctttgctttgctttgctttgctttgctttgctttgctttgctttgctttgctttgctttgctttgctttgctttgctttgctttgctttgctttgctttgctttgctttgctttgctttgctttgctttgctttgctttgctttgctttgctttgctttgctttgctttgctttgctttgctttgctttgctttgctttgctttgctttgctttgctttgctttgctttgctttgctttgctttgctttgctttgctttgctttgctttgctttgctttgctttgctttgctttgctttgctttgctttgctttgctttgctttgctttgctttgctttgctttgctttgctttgctttgctttgctttgctttgctttgctttgctttgctttgctttgctttgctttgctttgctttgctttgctttgctttgctttgctttgctttgctttgctttgctttgctttgctttgctttgctttgctttgctttgctttgctttgctttgctttgctttgctttgctttgctttgctttgctttgctttgctttgctttgctttgctttgctttgctttgctttgctttgctttgctttgctttgctttgctttgctttgctttgctttgctttgctttgctttgctttgctttgctttgctttgctttgctttgctttgctttgctttgctttgctttgctttgctttgctttgctttgctttgctttgctttgctttgctttgctttgctttgctttgctttgctttgctttgctttgctttgctttgctttgctttgctttgctttgctttgctttgctttgctttgctttgctttgctttgctttttcCTTATGACGCTTATGGCTGCGACCatctccccccctccccccagcaATTCCTAGGTACGCGTCTATAAAATATACCTTTCAACCTTAGTTTTTCTATAGCTTGTCTGTCTTTCTATTTATGCTAATTCACAGCACCTCCAAACATAGTAAATAATCTGCGCCAGTTTTGCTGGGCCTACCATATGAGTCATTTTATAAGGGGCGTAAGGGGAGGGCGAAAACCGCAAAACCGCACAAAAAATGCCAAGAACCGCAAAACCCGCAAAATAAGTCAATAACCGTAAAGCCGCACAGTCTAGATAAACCCCAATACCGCGGATTGAAAtacgaaaaaaacaaaataccgCGCCTGATTTAAGGCAAACCCGCATCACCGCAAACCTTTACGCCCCCCTCAATTTTGCCACAGGCTAACCGCCGTGACCAGGCCAGTGACGCAGGGGCTGGTGACATCGAGGGAGAGGAATCGACTCTGTCTTCTTCCCAGAAGATGACCGTGTGTAATCTGAGAGACAAGCATAGCAAGACAAACGCCCAGATTAGAGATCTCATGGAGGTGCTGGAGTCTCAGATCGCGCTAGTCAAGTGCGACGGTGAAGGCAACATTGCATGAATGAGTTAAACTGATAATGGTTCTGTGTGTGTATTAAATACAGAGGAACAGATCTGTAATCGCTTAAattacataaaaaataaagcagcAAACTATGAGAACTTTATGAATGTTTATTTCCAGcggtgtagcca contains:
- the LOC116604766 gene encoding uncharacterized protein LOC116604766; its protein translation is MAAFSLGLVLCLALFNLCQAEDSPTQELRETLASVPLKSTLQATVDGVDSLAKDNIKACKASACKQADKDFERKKTLALATANDIDEISIAGNNLKEKLENGMESVVNMWEKVEKISVRLNNALKALAPNYLDRMRQASAKLGNETRAKIKTWSVSGAKSEFKKVGAEGLDKAISALSSSLQGPVIDSAKKLFTASQLHSAFQKSSVESQMISDVDVKDVLGMTEDVLKKDMRDSAVAKYFAWTSGTDEAYAYMDLSKEFLDVVAEAVDGFNELSATTSDSELASKAQAAVQKFDSAMEKEKESKAMIEAFKAKVETYFNGQYQKLARSKNLKQAVTAVLSVVQGLSGDVSSAASKINNYVNGIGGASDPAAMESLLAGAAEGLETIDSALDCYERAFKMVGQAIAKCKAGGNNINHIYTTVLSEAAMDDANCQAVVGLGVPSKNDVKGIVSKAAGSLGFNSNCEANRRDQASDAGAGDIEGEESTLSSSQKMTVCNLRDKHSKTNAQIRDLMEVLESQIALVKCDGEGNIA